One genomic segment of Culturomica massiliensis includes these proteins:
- a CDS encoding efflux RND transporter periplasmic adaptor subunit, with product MNKRIKRGLVIIIVLVVLGIIFIPRLGWFSVKSEIPDAVPRKGSGVLTVEGVVAQNSHSSNGIQVVGTMLANEEVELVAEIVGKVRRIYFQEGSYVRKGDLLLKVDDADLQAQLSRAEFQRKLLSEKLERQRILLKRESISREAFDQLQTDYNVLEADIELLKVKISRTEIRAPFDGVMGFRYVSEGSYVQPSSKIATIVDNSVLKFEFSISEKYAARDLNGRRIDFRVTGSDRLYAAQVYAVDPLIDIKTRMILLRARYDNRRNELMPGMFAKGTLMVGGENEYIAIPTEAVVPEMEGKRMWVVKNGKAASVPVQTESRDEKNVEVISGIQVGDTVLTGGLMQLREGMNVSVSLKR from the coding sequence ATGAATAAACGGATAAAAAGGGGATTAGTCATTATTATTGTATTGGTGGTGTTGGGAATTATTTTTATTCCTCGTCTGGGATGGTTTTCGGTAAAGTCGGAAATACCGGATGCTGTGCCTCGTAAAGGAAGTGGAGTACTGACAGTGGAAGGTGTCGTTGCCCAAAATTCGCATTCCTCCAACGGTATACAGGTTGTGGGTACGATGTTAGCGAATGAGGAGGTAGAATTGGTGGCAGAAATTGTCGGTAAGGTAAGGCGTATCTATTTTCAGGAAGGCAGTTATGTCCGGAAAGGGGATTTGTTGTTGAAGGTAGACGATGCCGATTTGCAGGCCCAGTTGTCCCGGGCAGAATTTCAGCGTAAGTTGTTAAGTGAGAAGTTAGAGCGTCAGCGTATTTTATTGAAACGGGAATCCATCAGCCGGGAGGCTTTCGATCAGTTACAGACGGATTATAATGTGCTGGAGGCAGATATCGAATTATTGAAAGTAAAAATCAGCCGGACGGAGATTCGGGCTCCTTTTGACGGAGTGATGGGATTCCGGTATGTCAGTGAAGGTAGTTATGTACAGCCTAGTTCTAAGATTGCCACGATTGTGGACAATTCTGTCCTGAAATTTGAATTTTCGATTTCCGAAAAATATGCGGCCCGGGATTTGAACGGCCGTAGAATCGATTTCCGGGTAACCGGTAGTGACAGGTTGTATGCGGCACAGGTATATGCAGTGGATCCTTTGATTGATATCAAGACCCGTATGATTTTATTAAGGGCCCGTTACGATAACCGGAGAAACGAATTGATGCCCGGAATGTTTGCCAAAGGTACGCTGATGGTGGGAGGTGAAAATGAATATATCGCTATTCCGACGGAAGCTGTTGTACCGGAAATGGAAGGAAAACGGATGTGGGTGGTGAAAAACGGGAAGGCCGCGAGTGTGCCTGTGCAGACAGAGAGCCGTGACGAGAAAAATGTAGAAGTGATTTCCGGTATTCAAGTCGGAGATACAGTCTTAACAGGTGGTTTGATGCAGTTGCGGGAAGGTATGAATGTGTCTGTGAGCCTGAAAAGATAG
- a CDS encoding magnesium transporter CorA family protein, protein MRRFLWADQGFQEKEAWQADCWINVEAPTPADIKYLIEKLNVPESFLSDIEDADERPRIEEEDGWTLIILRIPFRHKGNDIPYVTVPLGFIMKEHYFVTVCHFNTDMLPDFIRYVNRKRLTFTGNWDLLFRLFLSSSVWYLKYLKQINNQSRQVEKELERSIENEELQRLLKIEKSLVFFITSMRGNDNLLVKLKNLRSQRKFFDEDLVEDVEIELRQALDSARIYSDILSGTMDAYASVISNNLNVIMKRMTSISLLLMIPTLIASLYGMNVPNSLSDKTYGFLLIFSVSVLFSGIAFLGLKRRNWF, encoded by the coding sequence ATGAGAAGATTCCTTTGGGCAGATCAGGGCTTTCAGGAAAAAGAAGCATGGCAGGCCGATTGTTGGATAAATGTTGAAGCGCCGACTCCGGCAGATATCAAGTATCTTATCGAAAAATTAAATGTTCCCGAATCTTTTTTGTCGGATATCGAAGATGCCGATGAGCGTCCCCGTATAGAGGAAGAAGACGGCTGGACTTTGATTATTCTGCGCATACCGTTCCGGCATAAAGGGAATGATATCCCGTATGTTACGGTGCCTTTAGGGTTTATCATGAAAGAACATTATTTTGTGACGGTATGCCATTTTAATACGGATATGTTGCCGGATTTCATACGCTATGTAAACCGGAAGCGGTTGACGTTTACCGGAAACTGGGACTTGTTGTTCAGGCTTTTTCTGTCTTCTTCCGTATGGTATTTGAAGTACCTGAAGCAAATCAATAACCAGAGCCGGCAGGTGGAAAAAGAACTGGAACGCTCTATTGAAAATGAAGAATTACAACGTTTATTGAAAATCGAAAAATCTCTGGTTTTCTTCATAACGTCTATGCGGGGAAATGATAATTTGTTGGTTAAATTGAAGAATCTGCGTTCTCAGCGGAAATTTTTCGATGAGGATCTGGTGGAAGATGTTGAGATCGAGCTCCGGCAGGCTTTGGATTCGGCGCGTATATACAGTGATATTCTCAGTGGAACTATGGATGCTTATGCTTCGGTTATTTCCAATAATTTGAATGTGATTATGAAGCGCATGACATCTATTTCTTTATTGCTGATGATACCGACTTTAATTGCCAGTTTATACGGCATGAACGTACCCAACTCCTTATCTGATAAAACATATGGTTTTCTTTTGATTTTCAGTGTTTCGGTTTTGTTTTCCGGAATTGCATTTCTGGGGTTGAAAAGACGAAATTGGTTTTGA
- a CDS encoding site-specific integrase, with the protein MKSTFSVIYYLKRQVVKKDGTVPVMGRITVDGSQTQFSCKLTVDPKLWDTKGGRVTGRSTAALETNRMLDKMRVRINRHYQEIMERDNFVTAEKVKNAFLGLEHRYHTLMQVFRQHNEDYEKQVEAGMKAKGTLLKYRTVYKHMQEFLDIRYHVKDIALKELTPAFISDFEMFLRTDKHCCTNTVWLYVCPLRTMVFIAINNEWLTRDPFREYEIKKEETTRSFLTKDEIRLLMEGKLKNAKQELYRDLYLFCAFTGLSFADMRNLTEENIRTYFDEHEWININRQKTGVVSNIRLLDIANRIIGKYRGLCGDGRIFPVPHYNTCLAGIRAVAKRCGITKHITWHQSRHTAATTIFLSNGVPIETVSSMLGHKSIKTTQIYAKITKEKLNQDMENLAARLNGVEEFAGCTI; encoded by the coding sequence ATGAAGAGTACATTTTCAGTAATCTACTACCTCAAGCGTCAGGTAGTGAAAAAGGACGGGACAGTTCCCGTCATGGGACGCATCACGGTGGACGGCAGCCAGACACAGTTCAGCTGCAAACTGACTGTCGATCCGAAACTGTGGGACACCAAAGGTGGACGTGTCACGGGCAGAAGCACGGCGGCACTCGAAACGAACCGTATGCTTGACAAGATGCGGGTACGCATCAACAGGCATTATCAGGAAATCATGGAGCGTGACAACTTCGTCACGGCGGAGAAGGTGAAGAACGCCTTTCTCGGACTGGAACACCGCTACCACACGCTGATGCAGGTGTTCCGCCAGCACAACGAGGACTACGAGAAGCAGGTGGAGGCAGGCATGAAAGCCAAAGGCACGCTGCTGAAGTACCGCACCGTTTACAAGCACATGCAAGAGTTCCTCGACATCCGCTACCATGTGAAGGACATCGCCCTAAAAGAGCTTACCCCGGCTTTCATCTCCGACTTCGAGATGTTCCTGCGCACGGACAAGCACTGCTGCACCAATACCGTGTGGCTGTACGTCTGCCCGTTACGGACGATGGTATTCATCGCCATCAACAACGAGTGGCTGACGCGCGACCCGTTCCGCGAGTATGAAATCAAGAAGGAGGAAACAACACGCAGTTTCCTGACCAAAGATGAGATCCGCCTGCTGATGGAGGGGAAACTGAAAAACGCCAAACAGGAATTGTACCGCGACCTCTACCTGTTCTGCGCCTTCACGGGGCTGTCGTTCGCGGATATGCGCAACCTTACGGAAGAGAATATCCGCACCTACTTCGACGAACACGAGTGGATAAACATCAACCGCCAGAAAACGGGCGTGGTGTCCAACATCCGCCTGCTCGACATCGCCAACCGCATAATCGGCAAATACCGGGGACTGTGCGGGGACGGCAGGATATTTCCCGTTCCGCATTATAACACGTGCCTTGCCGGTATCCGTGCCGTCGCCAAGCGTTGCGGCATCACCAAGCATATCACGTGGCATCAGAGCCGCCACACGGCAGCCACGACGATATTCCTCTCCAACGGTGTTCCCATCGAAACGGTCAGCTCCATGCTCGGACACAAGAGCATAAAGACGACGCAGATTTACGCAAAGATAACCAAAGAGAAGCTCAATCAGGACATGGAGAACCTTGCCGCAAGATTGAACGGCGTCGAGGAATTTGCAGGTTGCACCATCTAA
- a CDS encoding helix-turn-helix domain-containing protein — translation MMNENNDVFTMEDEPIASVVQDMRKGSKWLSAFLESYRPPLDGERYLTDGEVSELLRVSRRTLQEYRNNRVLPFILLGGKVLYPETGLRGVLEANYRKPLE, via the coding sequence ATGATGAACGAGAACAACGATGTTTTTACGATGGAAGACGAGCCGATAGCCTCTGTGGTGCAGGATATGCGCAAAGGCTCGAAATGGCTGTCCGCATTTCTGGAAAGCTACCGTCCTCCGCTGGACGGGGAACGTTACCTGACGGACGGCGAGGTGTCGGAACTGCTCCGTGTGAGCCGGCGCACCTTGCAGGAATACCGCAACAACCGCGTGTTGCCCTTCATACTTTTGGGAGGGAAGGTGCTTTACCCGGAAACGGGGCTGCGCGGGGTACTGGAAGCGAACTACCGCAAGCCGCTGGAGTGA
- a CDS encoding helix-turn-helix domain-containing protein: protein MNMEIVSIEKKTFEMMVAAFGALSEKVAALRRKSDTGRMERWLTGEEVCGQLRISPRTLQTLRDRRLIGYSQINRRFYYKPEEVKRLIPLVGTLYPHGR, encoded by the coding sequence ATGAATATGGAAATAGTATCTATCGAGAAAAAGACTTTCGAGATGATGGTGGCGGCATTCGGCGCACTCTCGGAGAAGGTCGCCGCCCTGAGGCGCAAAAGCGACACGGGGCGCATGGAAAGATGGCTCACGGGCGAGGAGGTCTGCGGGCAGTTGAGAATAAGCCCGCGCACGTTGCAGACGCTGCGTGACAGGCGGCTTATCGGCTACTCGCAGATAAACCGCAGGTTCTATTACAAGCCAGAGGAGGTGAAGCGGCTGATACCGCTTGTCGGCACGCTCTATCCGCACGGCAGATGA